In Piliocolobus tephrosceles isolate RC106 chromosome 4, ASM277652v3, whole genome shotgun sequence, the following are encoded in one genomic region:
- the SRA1 gene encoding steroid receptor RNA activator 1, with protein sequence MTRCPAGQAEVEMAELYVKPGNKERGWNDPPQFSYGLQTQVSGHRRSLLTKRVAAPQDGSPRVPTSETSPGPPPMGPPPPSSKAPRSPPVGSVPASGMEPTSFPVESEALMEDVLRPLEQALEDCRGHTRKQVCDDISRRLALLQEQWAGGKLSIPVKKRMAVLVQELSSHRWDAADDIHRSLMVDYVTEVSQWMVGVKRLIAEKRSLFSEEAANEEKSAATAENHTIPGFQQAP encoded by the exons ATGACGCGCTGCCCCGCTGGCCAAGCGGAAGTGGAGATGGCAGAGCTGTACGTGAAGCCGG GCAACAAGGAGCGCGGCTGGAACGACCCGCCGCAGTTCTCATACGGGCTGCAGACCCAGGTCAGCGGACACAGGCGCTCGCTGCTCACCAAGAGGGTCGCCGCACCCCAGGATGGATCCCCCAGAG TCCCCACATCAGAGACTTCTCCTGGGCCTCCCCCAATGGGGCCTCCACCTCCTTCAAGTAAGGCTCCCAGGTCCCCACCTGTGGGGAGTGTTCCTGCCTCTGGTATGGAGCCTACAAGTTTCCCAGTCGAGTCTGAGGCTCTGATGGAGGATGTGCTGAGACCTTTGGAACAGGCATTGGAAGACTGCCGTGGCCACACAAGG AAGCAGGTATGTGATGACATCAGCCGACGCCTGGCACTGCTGCAGGAACAGTGGGCTGGAGGAAAGTTGTCAATACCTGTAAAGAAGAGAATGGCTGTACTGGTGCAAG AGCTTTCAAGCCATCGGTGGGACGCAGCAGATGACATCCACCGCTCACTCATGGTTGACTATGTGACTGAGGTCAGTCAGTGGATGGTAGGAGTTAAAAGATTAATTGCAGAAAAGAGGAGTCTGTTTTCAGAAGAGGCAGCCAATGAAGAGAAATCTGCAGCCACAGCTGAGAACCACACCATACCAGGCTTCCAGCAGGCTCCATAA